A window of Fervidobacterium sp. genomic DNA:
TCAAGCTTCCTAAAAGCTTCGATAATCTCTTTAAAAGACTTTGAAAGATTCTCTATTTCTACTTTTATGTTCACAATGGATTCTTCAAGCTGTTCAACACCACCGTACATTTGTTCGACAGAGTTGTGGGTGGTTTTTGAGATTTTAATCAACTTTTCCACATTTTGCGTCAATGCTGACGTTACGTTTGAAATCAAGTCAAGAGAATCTCTGACACCAGTTAGATCCTTTATTATCTTTTCAGTTACTAAGACTGTATTGGTTACTGTCTTTTCAACACTGTCCAAAGATATTTTAGATTCCTTGGCAAGTGTTCTTGAGGCATTTGAGAGTTCCATTATCATCTCAGCAATTCTTGAAAGTCCATCCCTGTCTATCATTTGCTTACTTGTCTCTATAGAGGCGTTTATCGCAAGAACGGTTATATTATCAGCTATTTCCGTTATCTTTTCTGCTAAATTGCCAAGTGTTTCTACAAGGTCTGTAAGTTGTGAATAAGAAGTTGTTATTTTTTCTATGGTGTCTGTAAAGTCTTTAATTTTTTGAACCGTTACCTCAACTTCTGCTCTGCTTTCTTGAAGATACGCAGCAAATTCTTCGATTGATTTATCAAGCTCTATGGATGCTTTCTCAGTATTTTCACTCATGGCCATGATTTCCGATGCAGAAGAAGCTGCTGCAACAACATTTTCGGAAATTTTTGACAATTGTATATCTTTGCTGATACTCCTATTTGTAAGCTGTTTTATCTCACTGAGTATCATTTTCAGCTTTTCTGTTGCGATCCTAATGTTCTCTCCCAAATTCGATATCTCATCGTCAGTTTTAAAACTTAGCTCCAAATTTAAATTTCCCTCGGAAATTTTATGAACCTCTGAAACTAAATGCTGTAACCTTTTTTCGAAGTTTTTCGCGATTTTTCTACTCAAATAGATGGAAAGGATTAGTAACGCTAAGCTTACCGATACAGTGATTACAGTGTTCACCTGAATATGTCTATGGAGGCTTTTTGCATCGATCTTCCTGTAAAAGGCTGCAAAAACATCTCCGTTGTAATCTTTTATAGGAAAAGATATATAAACATATCCACCTTTCATAAATTTTATTATTTTGCCTTCAAGAATTCTCTTTTCGTCGAACAGTGTGGTGAAGTCTTCCATGTCTTGACGGGATTTATTCACTAAATCTACTTTATTTTTGTTTTCATCAAAAAAGAGTTTTATTATTACATCACCAGAAAATTTTTGTGCGAAAGTTTTCTCAATTTTGACATTCGCTTCAACGCTTCCTATGTATTTTTTCTCAACTATTACAGGTACTATGTATCTTATCATAGCTCCCATCGCACCTACGGATATTGAGTAAACGGGCTGCTTAGTTTCTTTTACCCTTATTATGTCTTTCCTATAGCCTTTTAGATCGTCTCCGTATTTCTCCAAGTTAGATGTTCTTAGAAAAGATACCACATTTTCATCGTGAAAGTGGATCTGATAGATTCCGGAATCTTTATAAATTTCAGCATAAGACATTACATACTCTATAAGTTTTTGTCTGTCCTTTTTCTCGAAAGCTTCTAAAATGTTTTTGTCTTTCAATAAAGTTTTTACTACTATTTCTGCTTTTTCTTGTTCAAGCAACACCTTAGATTCAAAGTCACTTTTCAGTTCATTTTCCAGGAAATTCATCCAGTTAACCATGGTAAATTGGTGAATTGTTAAATTCATAAATAAAAGCAAAGTCACAACAATGACTATTAACAACGGATAGAAAAAAACCAAGACGGTTCTTATTTTCATCCAGCTCGCCCCCTTTTGTAATTTCAACCCCTCCATATTAATCTTAACCTGTCTTTCAGAAATTCAACCGTGTAAACGTTTTTAAATCCGTGTTTCAGCGCTTTTTCCATCATTGTTTCTGCATTTTTAAAGGATGCTACAATTACAGCATCTACTTGGATCAAGGTGTTTAGTGACAAAATTGGTATTCCCTCAATCTTTTTACCTATTTTTTCATTGTCTTCATCAAGAAAGGCTACCAAATTGAATTTTTCTTTGTTGGCAAGTAATGTAAAAATCATTTTACCAACAACACCGGCACCATATATACATATGTCTCTTTTTCCAACAAGTTTTAGAAAGATATCTTGGAATTTGGTCTCAATATCCTTGTATAAATTTGATATTTCAGAAAGATAAGCTAAACGGAGGTAGTTCAGCTTGATTATACCTTGTGAAGTTAATTTGTATTTCCCTCTTTCCTTTTTCACTAATTCTTCATTTAAGAAGTCTCTCAGATATTTGTTAACAAGCGAAGGAACAATACCTGCCTTTAGTGCAATCTCGCTGTGCGATGTCAAACCTTCTGACAATGCTTGCAATATCATCATCTGTCTGAAAAGGGGCGAATATTCAAAGAATTCAAATCCTTCCATCGTTTATCACCACTCAGATTTAGAATTTTATCCCTTTAAACATATTACCGAATTTTTCTATTTCCAATTTTATCCCATTAACAGCTTCTTCAAGCTGTTCAACACCTGCGTAAAGTTGTTCAACAGATTCGTGAGTAGCCCTTGAGATTTTTGATAACCTTTCTGTATTTTGCGTTGATGCCTGTGTTATTTGATTTATAAGGCCAAGAGATTCTCTGACTTGGTTCAAATCTTTTGATATCTTCTCGGTTACAAATACCGTTGATGCTACAACCTTTTCCACATCTTTTAAAGAATTCTTGGATTCTTTCGCGAGTGAACGTGTTGAATTTGAAAGTTCCATGATCATTTCTGCAATCCGTGATAAACCCTCTCTATCAATGCTCTCCTTACTTGTTTCTATAGATGCATTAATCGCAAGCACAGTAATATTGTCAGAAACTTCAGTTATCTTTTCGACAAAACCAGTTATTGACTCTACTAGTTTTGTGAGTTCAGTGACGGAGTGTGTTATTTCTTCAATTGTGTTCGTAAAATCTTTCAATTTGTACAAAGTAGTTTCAATCTCTGCTCTACTTTCCTCAAAGTATGCGGCGAATTCTTCTACTGCTTTGTCTAACTCTAGGGATGCCATTTCTGTGTTTTGGGCCAATGATTTAATTTCAGCAGTTGAAGAAGCAGTTGAAACTATGTTTTCTGAAACGTTCCTCAATAAATTGTTCGTTGCTAAGTATTGTCTCTTAGTTGGTTTGAGAAGTAGTTCGCCAAAAAAGTAGCCAATTGCGAGAGAAGATATTATAGAAATTGGTAAAAATAAGCTAAGAATTGTTGAATTTATCTTTTTTAGCCCCTTGAAGAGATCGTCTTCTGTTGCCGCGTGGGCAAGGTATTTTTCTCCATCGTAGGTAAATGCTATGTATCTTTTTATATTTTGATATACATAAGAATATATACCTTCCTTTTTTTCTTTCATATACTCAAAGAGTCCAGGTACTGAAGTTTTGGCATCTATACCGATTTTCGACGAATCAGTATGTTGAACGGTTATTCCCTCATTGTCCAATACGTAGTAATATCCGAAATGAGGTTTTCCAGTGAACAAAAAGTCATAATTTTTTAACTTCGCAAACGATTTTATCTCACTTAGAAAGCTTGTT
This region includes:
- a CDS encoding methyl-accepting chemotaxis protein, encoding MKLNLKYAFIIAALIFGSIGTLLLFLMPHVANIIEDIALTSFLSEIKSFAKLKNYDFLFTGKPHFGYYYVLDNEGITVQHTDSSKIGIDAKTSVPGLFEYMKEKKEGIYSYVYQNIKRYIAFTYDGEKYLAHAATEDDLFKGLKKINSTILSLFLPISIISSLAIGYFFGELLLKPTKRQYLATNNLLRNVSENIVSTASSTAEIKSLAQNTEMASLELDKAVEEFAAYFEESRAEIETTLYKLKDFTNTIEEITHSVTELTKLVESITGFVEKITEVSDNITVLAINASIETSKESIDREGLSRIAEMIMELSNSTRSLAKESKNSLKDVEKVVASTVFVTEKISKDLNQVRESLGLINQITQASTQNTERLSKISRATHESVEQLYAGVEQLEEAVNGIKLEIEKFGNMFKGIKF
- a CDS encoding methyl-accepting chemotaxis protein, with translation MKIRTVLVFFYPLLIVIVVTLLLFMNLTIHQFTMVNWMNFLENELKSDFESKVLLEQEKAEIVVKTLLKDKNILEAFEKKDRQKLIEYVMSYAEIYKDSGIYQIHFHDENVVSFLRTSNLEKYGDDLKGYRKDIIRVKETKQPVYSISVGAMGAMIRYIVPVIVEKKYIGSVEANVKIEKTFAQKFSGDVIIKLFFDENKNKVDLVNKSRQDMEDFTTLFDEKRILEGKIIKFMKGGYVYISFPIKDYNGDVFAAFYRKIDAKSLHRHIQVNTVITVSVSLALLILSIYLSRKIAKNFEKRLQHLVSEVHKISEGNLNLELSFKTDDEISNLGENIRIATEKLKMILSEIKQLTNRSISKDIQLSKISENVVAAASSASEIMAMSENTEKASIELDKSIEEFAAYLQESRAEVEVTVQKIKDFTDTIEKITTSYSQLTDLVETLGNLAEKITEIADNITVLAINASIETSKQMIDRDGLSRIAEMIMELSNASRTLAKESKISLDSVEKTVTNTVLVTEKIIKDLTGVRDSLDLISNVTSALTQNVEKLIKISKTTHNSVEQMYGGVEQLEESIVNIKVEIENLSKSFKEIIEAFRKLEL
- a CDS encoding nucleoside-diphosphate sugar epimerase — encoded protein: MEGFEFFEYSPLFRQMMILQALSEGLTSHSEIALKAGIVPSLVNKYLRDFLNEELVKKERGKYKLTSQGIIKLNYLRLAYLSEISNLYKDIETKFQDIFLKLVGKRDICIYGAGVVGKMIFTLLANKEKFNLVAFLDEDNEKIGKKIEGIPILSLNTLIQVDAVIVASFKNAETMMEKALKHGFKNVYTVEFLKDRLRLIWRG